The genomic interval GAGCTGGCGCGGCTGTACGCGGTGAACAGCCTGGGCGCGGCGCTGGGCGTGTTCATCGCGGGGACGCGGCTGGTGCCCCTGTTGGGACTGTCGGCTTCGGCGAAGGTGGCCGCGGGGCTCAACGTGCTGCTCGCGGTGGCGGCGTTGCTGCTGGCCCGCAGGCATCCTCCGGCGTTGGCGCCCGGGGCTTCCGCGCCGGTGGCGGACGAGACGGCGAACGTGGCCTATCCCCGCGTGGCGGTGCGCGCGGCGCTGGTGGGGGTGCTGCTGTCTGGCTTCACCGCGATGCTGTACCAGGTGACGTGGATCCGCCTGCTGTCCATCGTCCTGGGCGCGTCGACGTATGCCTTCACGCTCATCTTGACGGCGTTCATCCTGGGCATCGGCCTGGGGAGCTTCTGGTTGATGACGCGGGCCCAGAAGACGGACCCGCTGCGGTTGTTCGGGCGCATGCAGGTGGCGCTGGTGGCCAGCCTGTGCGTCGCCTTGCCGCTGTATGTCCGGCTGCCTCACTTGTTCCGCACGGCGCAGTGGATGATGACGCGCTCGGTGGAGACGTGGCCGTTGTTCCAGTGGCTGACGTTTGGCTTCTGCTGCCTCGTGCTGCTGGTGCCCACGTTCTTCATGGGGGCGGCGTTCCCGGCGGCGGCGCGTGTGGCGACGGCGAAGGTGTCCGAGGTGGGGCGCGAGCTGGGCAGCGTCTACCTGTGGAACACGGTGGGGACGATTACCGGCTCCGCGCTGGGCGGGTTGGTGCTGATGCCGTGGTGGGGCATGGAGGGCAACTTCGTGGCGGGCGTGGTGGCGAACCTTGTCGCCGCGGCCCTGGCCTTCCACGCGGTGCCGGGCAGGCCCGCGAGTCCGGCGCGAGCGCTCTGGCCGGTAGGCGCCGCGGCGCTGCTGGCGGTGGTGGTGCTGGGCGGGATGAGCGGCTGGTCGCTGCGCCTGTCGGGCATTGCGTCCATCCGGTCTCACCAGAAGCCCCCGGAGAGCTACGCGAAGCTGGTCGAGGAGACGGAGCGCGACATCCGTCCGGTCTTCTACCGCGATGACACCTTCGCCACGGTGATGGTGGCGGACTATCCGGCGGCGGGGCTTCGGTTCATGAAGCTCAACGGGAAGATTGACGCGTCCAACGGCAGCGACGTGGAGACGCAGGTGGTGGCGGGGCACCTGGGGGCGCTGCTGCATCCTCGCGAGCCCAAGAACGTGCTCCTGGTCGGCGCGGGCGCGGCCATCACCGCGGGCAGCGTGCTGGCGCATCCGGTGGAGCGGCTGGACATGGTGGAGATTGCTCCCGCCGTCATCGACGCGGCGCGGCTGTTCAAGGATGACAACCGCAACGCGGTGGATGACCCGCGCACGCACGTGCACGTGGACGACGCGAAGACGTTCATGGCGCTGGCGCAGCGCAAGTACGACCTGGTCGTGAGTGTGCCCTCGAACCCGTGGGTGGCGGGGGTGTCCGGGCTGTTCACCCGGGACTTCTTCCAGACGGTGGAGCGGCACCTCACGGACGATGGCGTGCTGGTGCAGTGGATTCACACGTACGAGAGCAACGACGAGCTCATCCGGCTGGTGGTGCGGACCTTGCGGGACACGTTCCCGCACGCGACGACGTGGCTGGGGCCGCATGA from Myxococcus stipitatus carries:
- a CDS encoding fused MFS/spermidine synthase — protein: MSLNARFPKNLVSVLLFLSGGTALVYELVWSKYLGNVLGNSGQAHAVVLATFMGGLALGASVFGRTADRVKSPLALYGVLELGVALYALVFPYVLDALGAMWLSVAPGVPDGWRVGPRLLVAALSLVVPTLLMGGTLPALVRHFADSLSGVQRELARLYAVNSLGAALGVFIAGTRLVPLLGLSASAKVAAGLNVLLAVAALLLARRHPPALAPGASAPVADETANVAYPRVAVRAALVGVLLSGFTAMLYQVTWIRLLSIVLGASTYAFTLILTAFILGIGLGSFWLMTRAQKTDPLRLFGRMQVALVASLCVALPLYVRLPHLFRTAQWMMTRSVETWPLFQWLTFGFCCLVLLVPTFFMGAAFPAAARVATAKVSEVGRELGSVYLWNTVGTITGSALGGLVLMPWWGMEGNFVAGVVANLVAAALAFHAVPGRPASPARALWPVGAAALLAVVVLGGMSGWSLRLSGIASIRSHQKPPESYAKLVEETERDIRPVFYRDDTFATVMVADYPAAGLRFMKLNGKIDASNGSDVETQVVAGHLGALLHPREPKNVLLVGAGAAITAGSVLAHPVERLDMVEIAPAVIDAARLFKDDNRNAVDDPRTHVHVDDAKTFMALAQRKYDLVVSVPSNPWVAGVSGLFTRDFFQTVERHLTDDGVLVQWIHTYESNDELIRLVVRTLRDTFPHATTWLGPHDLVLVASRKPLTVDARRLAERMAAPDVKADLERVGLTDVFALLSKQVHSEDGQIAFAGPGPINTDDQNLLEYASPIAFFVANLDVRVKDERRSPEGSSRLFLEEYLKEHRPTPDEAARLFRNMERYHAMNDPLVRGVAALWRSVAPESRDAAVALGKAALAQKDLTLAASLLEPEIAKGAREPVLVAAYLRLVTEQTWATRTAWTPVNPMPALELGRLVAAEHPKDTDLARAVRGLCDALPPSACASTGTPVASPPVP